A region from the Lolium perenne isolate Kyuss_39 chromosome 4, Kyuss_2.0, whole genome shotgun sequence genome encodes:
- the LOC127296457 gene encoding 3-ketoacyl-CoA synthase 6 — translation MPSAPGSGFSGSVSLKYVKLGYQYLVNHFLTILLLPVMAAAALELVRLGPDELLSLWRSLHLDLVHILCSAFLLVFVATVYFMSRPRPVYLVDYCCYKPSPSFRVPFTTFMEHIKLISNNEKSLKFQTRILERSGLGEETCLPPANHYIPPSPSMEAARAEAQLVIFNAIDDLVLRTGLKPKDIDILVVNCSLFSPTPSLSAMIINRYKLRSNIRSFNLSGMGCSAGLISIDLARDMLQVHPNSNALVISTEIITPNFYHGSRRDMLLPNCLFRMGAAAILLSNRRRESSRAKYRLMHVVRTHKGADDRAYRCVYEEEDDEGHSGISLSKELMAIAGEALKSNITTMGPLVLPMSEQLLFFFRLVGRKVINKRWKPYIPDFKLAFDHFCIHAGGRAVIDELQKNLDLSARHVEASRMTLHRFGNTSSSSLWYELAYIEGKGRMRKGDRVWQIGFGSGFKCNSAVWKCLRTVKTPTDGPWDDCIHRYPVHIPEVVKL, via the exons ATGCCGAGCGCGCCGGGGAGCGGCTTCTCCGGGTCGGTCAGCCTCAAGTACGTGAAGCTGGGCTACCAGTACCTGGTGAACCACTTCCTCACCATCCTCCTCCTCCCAgtcatggccgccgccgcgctcgAGCTCGTCCGCCTCGGCCCCGACGAGCTGCTCTCCCTCTGGCGCTCCCTCCACCTCGACCTCGTCCACATCCTCTGCTCCGCCTTCCTCCTCGTCTTCGTCGCCACCGTCTACTTCATGTCCCGCCCGCGCCCCGTCTACCTCGTCGACTACTGCTGCTACAAGCCCTCCCCGAGCTTCCGGGTCCCCTTCACCACCTTCATGGAGCACATCAAGCTCATCAGCAACAACGAGAAGAGCCTCAAGTTCCAGACCCGCATCCTCGAGCGCTCGGGACTCGGCGAGGAGACCTGCCTCCCGCCCGCCAACCACTACATCCCGCCCAGCCCCAGCATGGAGGCCGCCCGCGCCGAGGCGCAGCTCGTCATCTTCAACGCCATCGACGACCTCGTCCTCCGCACCGGGCTCAAGCCCAAGGATATCGACATCCTCGTCGTCAACTGCAGCCTCTTCTCTCCCACGCCCTCCCTCTCCGCCATGATCATCAACAGGTACAAGCTCCGCAGCAACATCCGCAGCTTCAACCTCTCCGGCATGGGATGCAGCGCAGGGCTCATCTCAATCGACCTCGCCCGTGACATGCTACAG GTGCACCCCAACTCGAACGCGCTGGTCATCTCCACGGAGATCATCACGCCCAACTTCTACCACGGCAGCCGCCGCGACATGCTGCTGCCCAACTGCCTCTTCCGGATGGGCGCGGCGGCGATCCTGCTCTCCAACCGCCGCCGCGAGTCCTCCCGCGCCAAGTACCGTCTGATGCACGTCGTCCGCACCCACAAGGGCGCCGACGACCGGGCCTACCGCTGCGtgtacgaggaggaggacgacgagggcCACTCGGGCATCTCGCTCTCCAAGGAGCTCATGGCCATCGCCGGGGAGGCGCTCAAGTCCAACATCACCACCATGGGCCCGCTGGTGCTGCCCATGTCGGAGCAGCTGCTCTTCTTCTTCCGCCTCGTGGGGCGCAAGGTCATCAACAAGCGCTGGAAGCCATACATCCCGGACTTCAAGCTCGCCTTCGACCACTTCTGCATCCACGCCGGGGGGCGAGCCGTCATCGACGAGCTGCAGAAGAACCTCGACCTGTCGGCGCGCCACGTGGAGGCGTCCCGCATGACGCTGCACCGCTTCGGCAACACCTCCAGCAGCTCGCTCTGGTACGAGCTCGCCTACATCGAGGGCAAGGGCCGGATGCGCAAGGGGGACCGCGTGTGGCAGATCGGATTCGGCTCGGGGTTCAAGTGCAACAGCGCCGTCTGGAAGTGCCTCCGCACCGTCAAGACCCCCACCGACGGGCCCTGGGACGACTGCATCCACCGCTACCCCGTACACATCCCGGAGGTCGTCAAGCTGTAA